The Periophthalmus magnuspinnatus isolate fPerMag1 chromosome 15, fPerMag1.2.pri, whole genome shotgun sequence genomic sequence GTTCCTCTCGTTCCTCTTGTTTCCTCTGCTCATCTGTTCTTCTCGTTTCCTCTGCTCACCTGTTCCTCTCGTTTCCTCTGCTCACCTGTTCCTCTCGTTCCTCTCGTTTCCTCTGCTCACCTGTTCCTCTTGTTTCCTCTGCTCACCTGTTCCTCTCGTTTCCTCTGCTCACCTGTTCCTCTCGTTTCCTCTGCTCACCTGTTCCTCTCGTTCCTCTTGTTTCCTCTGCTCACCTGTTCTTCTCGTTTCCTCTGCTCACCTGTTCCTCTCGTTTCCTCTGCTCACCTGTTCCTCTCGTTTCCTCTGCTCACCTGTTCCTCTCGTTTCCTCTGCTCACCTGTTCCTCTCGTTTCCTCTGCTCACCTGTTCCTCTCGTTTCCTCTGCTCACCTGTTCCTCTCGTTCCTCTCGTTTCCTCTGCTCACCTGTTCCTCTCGTTCCTCTCGTTTCCTCTGCTCACCTGTTCCTCTCGTTTCCTCTGCTCACCTGTTCCTCTCATTCATCTCGtttcctctcctcacctgtTTCTCTCGTTTCCTCTGCTCACCTGTTCCTCTCGTTTCCTCTGCTCACCTGTTCCTCTTGTTTCCTCTGCTCACCTGTTCCTCTCGTTTCCTCTGCTCACCTGTTCCTCTCGTTTCCTCTGCTCACCTGTTCCTCTCGTTTCCTCTGCTCACCTGTTTCTCTCGTTCATCTCGTTTCCTCTGCTCACCTGTTCCTCTTGTTTCCTCTGCTCACCTGTTCCTCTCGTTTCCTCTGCTCACCTGTTCCTCTCGTTCCTCTTGTTTCCTCTGCTCACCTGTTCTTCTCGTTTCCTCTGCTCACCTGTTCTTCTCGTTTCCTCTGCTCACCTGTTCCTCTCGTTCCTCTCGTTTCCTCTGCTCACCTGTTCCTCTTGTTTCCTCTGCTCACCTGTTCCTCTCGTTTCCTCTGCTCACCTGTTCCTCTCGTTTCCTCTGCTCACCTGTTCCTCTCGTTTCCTCTGCTCACCTGTTCCTCTCGTTTCCTCTGCTCACCTGTTCCTCTCGTTTCCTCTGCTCACCTGTTCCTCTCGTTCCTCTCGTTTCCTCTGCTCACCTGTTCCTCTCGTTCCTCTCGTTTCCTCTGCTCACCTGTTCCTCTCGTTTCCTCTGCTCACCTGTTCCTCTCATTCATCTCGtttcctctcctcacctgtTTCTCTCGTTTCCTCTGCTCACCTGTTCCTCTCGTTTCCTCTGCTCACCTGTTCCTCTTGTTTCCTCTGCTCACCTGTTCCTCTCGTTTCCTCTGCTCACCTGTTCCTCTCGTTTCCTCTGCTCACCTGTTTCTCTCGTTCATCTCGTTTCCTCTGCTCACCTGTTTCTCTCGtttcctctcctcacctgtTCCTCCCGTTCATCTCGtttcctctcctcacctgtTCCTCTCGTTCATCTCGtttcctctcctcacctgtTCCTCTGGTTCCTCTCGTTTCCTCTGCTCACCTGTTCCTCTCGTTCATCTCGTTTCCTCTGCTCACCTGTTCCTCTTGTTTCCTCTGCTCACCTGTTTCTCTCGtttcctctcctcacctgtTCCTCTCGTTCATCTCGtttcctctcctcacctgtTCCTCTCGTTCATCTCGtttcctctcctcacctgtTCCTCTCGTTTCCTCTGCTCACCTGTTCCTCTCGTTCCTCTCGTTCATCTCGTTTCTCACCTGCAGCAGTGTTTCCAGGCCAGGTGCTGAAGCTCCAGGACGCTGAGGACTAAGGACACGGCTGACACGGCCATCATGAAGACGATGAAGACGTTCTTCTCCGTGGGTCTGGACACGTAGCAGTTGACCGGATGTGGACAGGGCCAGGCCTGATGGACACAGCAGGACTCAGAGACGTGTGGCTTAGACCATGTGTTTGGATGTGCTCGACTTTTACCTTACACACGTACAACGGGTTCAGAAAGACTCCGTAAAGGAAGTACTGCAGACACAAGAATACCACCTgatggaaaaaaacataataatatttaaaacatcttgagctgaaccaaagagcttcacataaaagtcaataaaaaacaaatctacagATACACAGAGGaatagaacaataaaacacctgtatgtcCTGTattgtgttaaataccagggagaagaggtgggttttcagtctactcttaaacagttttaaagactcagaggatctgacagacagggggcgctgttctatagtcacagaaaaggctctgtcacctgtGGACTTGAGCCTGGcccagctgacctctgacctctgacctctgggctctgggtggagtaaaGAGCCGCAGTAAAAGGAGCCGATCAGATGCACTGATCGCCCAGGTGGGGGAGCTAGAGGCACATTATTGGCTTAAATTTCACTAGTTTGTTTTTGGCCAAACTTCATCAAAAGCCTGTGTTATTTTATCAAAATGCACCTGATCAGTATCAGCCAATCAAAACTTTATATGATCAGTGAAAATTAACACACAGACTGTAAGAGCTGGGGTTTCATTTTTTCTCACAAAtaattttactactttctacattttatttatcaaatagaatatcaaatatatgaagtgagAAGTATGGAATTACGTAattaaacaacacaacaactaaaatattaaaatatattttataattaaatcctcaaagtctcCTCCATTTGCTTTTTTAAGTtagttatttcttttttttctttgctacataattccatatatcttggttcatatatttgatgtcagtaaaaatgaagggtgtgtccaaactctgACTGGTCGTGTACGTCCCAGGTCACACTCTCAGACGTTCACAGCTGTGGGACGTACCTCCATGATGGTCACACTCACATGTTCATACTTGTGGGACGTACCTCCATGATGGTCACACTCACATGTTCATACTTGTGGGACGTACCTCCATGATGGTGCGGATGAGGATGCTCAGGATGTAGGTCTGCAGCAGAGCCCCTCGCAGACGCACATGGCCCTCTCTCTTGTCCTTGACGTTCTCCTTCTCTGTTTGTCCTTCCTGGATGTCCGCCCCCCCTCTGCACTGCCCCCCTCCCGGGTCGTTCTCAGACCGgccgtcctccagctcctcctgtcgACTccgcctcttctcttctcttcggACGATGTGCATGGCGTGGCCCACGTAGATGAGGCTGGGCGTGGACACGAAAACAATCTGTAACACCTCGAAAAAGGAAAAAGACACAAGTTcagtaaaaagagagagagagagtgtgtgtgtgtgtgtgtgtgtgcatatgaagacgtggactgagcaaccaaagagccaatcaggagcgagactgttgaatgtaacgccccttcccgccttcACTgcggtcaatcaaacctgttgctaacgctaacaggagcgacctcagcgAAAGAAGacacctaatttgtctgttattaatgttcatatcttgatttacagacacaatagtgaaataaaaaccccaggatcatgtagagggttaatacgaacatttaagaccaaaaaacagagagagaggtcacagtttttacacagaaagtgaattggagccaaagccGCAGCTGTTTGTAACGCGGGTAGCACGTAGTGTAACAGAGTTAAAAAtccacttatttttattttctgtttgtgttatgtttcttttgattttatatgtgaatttgATCAATTttacgttttattttgaaaaaccggAAGTGCACATTGcttctttgtattttattttggtagctTCCCTTCCTCTCAGTTGCTGTGGAGCAGAGGGTAAGTTCTGTTGctgttgaaaataatatattttatgaaaataaTTTACCGTTAGCAACAATACAAGAACACATGTTAATTAGACAATATTTTCACACGCAATTAATGTATTATGGAACGCTAATTCTAAATTTTGTAGCTTTAATTCGTATTGTAAAATTTTGCCGTTAGCTTGTTTTGTAACATGATCCTTATACCGCGAAAATGAGGCGCCATCTGGTGGTGTTTTCTCATTATTACAGGAGCCAATGTGAGGACATACTAACTATTATATGTCACAGATAtggttgattttattttatttatgcatgtaAAATAGTAACTGGTGCATTTGTTTCTAACAATATTTATTCCACTATCACCCATTTAAATTCTAAATAATTTTGTTGTTCAAGTGTCACATGTTGGAGACAGTGTGAGGACATTTTAACGTGTGTCTATTATTtgacagagagagaataaaGCGGCTCCATCCTCTGTCGTGTTATTTGTGCACAGACTAGAGAAAGgttctgtttatataaactgtctgtgttttttacCCAGTATCTGATGTGTGCGATGGGGAAGGCGCTGTCATAACACACGTTCTCACAGCCCGGTTGTTCAGTGTCACAGTTAAAATCTTCCTGCTCGTCGCCCCAGGACGACTCGGCCGCGGTGCCCAGAACCAGGATCCGGAAGATGAACAGGATGGTCAGCCACACCTGGGATGAAAATATGAATGTAGTACTTTACTTTATGATTAATATGAGGGATTTCAGTGCatgatttataatgtaaatgcagtATACTGATGGTTAAGTGCATTCAGTCTCGTGTTACTTCATGTGGTTCAGTTACTTTTttgatgtttaaaaataatcaaatctaaatcaaaTGACCTCTTCTAGACAAATGAAGGATTACAccatcacaaaataaaaaaaacaacaaacaaacattaatataaacaatatatgTGCACAGTGCATGATGATAACTCACATTATGTCTCCAATAGTGAAGCACAGatgcagctttttcagttctgatactgatTCTGTTTCTTTAAGTATTTGACAATGTTCGATATCACCtaacaccagagcagaggctgaaaacattatttatttacttcaaactaaactaaaatgaaacaaaactgatccaaacatGTTCTGTAGTTGATTATCCCGTAACTAatgacagaacaactttgtgtaaataaatttcaaacattctgagtCTTTTTCTGAGACAGataataatagttttattacatcaaCCATGATATGGACTGAACCGATACTTGGGAGCTGATATCTGAtccagtaaaatgtgttttttaaagtgttcagacacatggtccaatcagagtactgtgttctgaatactctgagtacttttacacagagtcgCGTTATATTATAAAGTAAAGACGCAGCATTTCACTGATCAGAGAAGTTAAAGTCTCACCTGCTTCACCACAAGAGCtgggttttatatttttctctcggattctgtgcagtttgagccTAAATGTGAGATAAAGAACTGCAGTGTACTACTTTAGTTTTTGAAAAAGTAACTACTCTGAATGTAGTTACTCAGAATTGGTATTCAGGGTAAATATTCTGAGTCCATGTGTTCAGTTACTTCACACACTGAGAATGACCCGTGAACAGGTCTTTCGTTTGTTTCGTTTGATTCTCGTGGCCTTATAAGGCTTTAAAACTCCAGCACTGACCCTTATTATTTCTGGACTAAAACGTTTGACAAACAACGCCTCATCAGTGGAACAGATAAGGCGATGTTTGAGACTCTGGTG encodes the following:
- the LOC117382476 gene encoding gap junction alpha-5 protein-like, which codes for MADWSLLGNFLEEVQEHSTSVGKVWLTILFIFRILVLGTAAESSWGDEQEDFNCDTEQPGCENVCYDSAFPIAHIRYWVLQIVFVSTPSLIYVGHAMHIVRREEKRRSRQEELEDGRSENDPGGGQCRGGADIQEGQTEKENVKDKREGHVRLRGALLQTYILSILIRTIMEVVFLCLQYFLYGVFLNPLYVCKAWPCPHPVNCYVSRPTEKNVFIVFMMAVSAVSLVLSVLELQHLAWKHCCRQLLCAGTVTKPEEPRLTRQLSLSPPPPSTPPPDFSQCVIGSTHFLPMPFPQHRLANQQNSENMATEKSNMAAAEEDFLQSSCYSPGWNETGTNPPESEASYNPPARSDHERLLLCPNMALGQKDKRRYSKTSGTSNRSRADDLSV